In Herbaspirillum sp. WKF16, one genomic interval encodes:
- the ldcA gene encoding muramoyltetrapeptide carboxypeptidase — MTLAATQADKDTTPAGVKALVPAGTCVAVVAPGGYAPDPSAVERGVALLEALGCGVKNFYRHEERFQRFGASDEARAAQLMQAAADPEVEVVLALRGSYGVSRILPMLDMGKLAASGKLFVGYSDITALHLALLQAGCASFAGPMLNGDFGAAEPNWAALHAFWGTLASPRTSVHQHHPSEDDGRESLDPRCGDRLTDADSPALRCEGRLWGGNLAMVAHLVGSPWLPQVEGGILFLEDVNEHPFRVERMMLQLEHAGILARQKAIVLGDFASYRLAEIDNGYNFGEMLAFLRGRIGTPIVTGLPFGHVRDLVTLPVGAHAVLDSRGAEGFTLALSDYPTLRLRRD; from the coding sequence ATGACGCTAGCGGCAACCCAGGCAGACAAGGACACGACGCCGGCCGGCGTGAAGGCGCTGGTGCCGGCGGGGACCTGCGTGGCCGTAGTGGCCCCGGGCGGCTACGCGCCCGACCCTTCGGCGGTCGAGCGCGGCGTGGCGCTGCTGGAGGCGCTGGGTTGCGGGGTCAAGAATTTCTATCGCCACGAGGAGCGCTTCCAGCGCTTCGGCGCCAGCGACGAGGCGCGCGCCGCGCAACTGATGCAGGCGGCCGCCGATCCCGAGGTGGAGGTGGTGCTGGCGCTGCGCGGCTCGTATGGCGTCTCGCGCATCCTGCCGATGCTGGACATGGGCAAGTTGGCCGCCAGCGGCAAGCTGTTCGTCGGCTACAGCGACATCACGGCCTTGCACCTGGCGCTGCTGCAGGCCGGCTGCGCCAGCTTCGCCGGCCCCATGCTCAACGGCGACTTCGGCGCCGCCGAGCCGAACTGGGCTGCCCTGCATGCGTTCTGGGGCACGCTGGCCTCGCCGCGCACGAGCGTGCACCAGCATCATCCCAGCGAGGACGACGGCCGCGAATCCCTGGACCCGCGCTGCGGCGACCGCCTGACCGACGCCGACAGCCCCGCGCTGCGCTGCGAAGGCCGGCTCTGGGGCGGCAACCTGGCGATGGTGGCGCACCTGGTCGGCAGCCCGTGGTTGCCGCAGGTGGAGGGCGGCATCCTGTTCCTGGAAGACGTCAACGAACATCCGTTCCGGGTCGAGCGCATGATGCTCCAGCTGGAGCATGCCGGCATCCTGGCGCGGCAGAAGGCCATCGTGCTGGGCGACTTCGCCAGCTACCGGCTGGCCGAGATCGACAACGGCTACAACTTCGGCGAGATGCTGGCCTTCCTGCGCGGCCGCATCGGCACACCGATCGTCACCGGCCTGCCGTTCGGCCACGTGCGCGACCTGGTGACGCTGCCGGTGGGCGCGCATGCCGTACTCGATTCGCGCGGCGCCGAGGGCTTCACGCTGGCGCTGTCGGACTACCCGACCCTGCGCCTGCGCAGGGATTGA
- a CDS encoding DUF1439 domain-containing protein — translation MTPTKKLASAALLALALDMAPGAHAAYNLWTNEYSLSKQELEAAIAPQFPRKLRYMEIFDVTLSNPRIGMDPERNRLTTVVDAQIANQLLLARPVNAALTMSSGFKYDAATRSLRLDAPKVDNVDSKDLPPQYAQQLTALGNAAADQLLREYAVYTFKPEQLEMNGKRFEPGKITVEKDAVKVEIKEQ, via the coding sequence ATGACACCTACCAAGAAACTGGCCAGCGCCGCGCTGCTGGCGCTGGCGCTGGACATGGCGCCCGGCGCCCATGCGGCCTACAACCTCTGGACCAACGAATACAGCCTGTCGAAACAGGAATTGGAAGCCGCGATCGCGCCGCAGTTTCCGCGCAAGTTGCGCTACATGGAGATTTTCGATGTCACGCTGAGCAATCCGCGCATCGGCATGGATCCCGAGCGCAACCGCCTGACCACCGTGGTCGATGCGCAGATCGCCAACCAGTTGCTGCTGGCGCGGCCGGTCAACGCGGCCCTGACCATGAGCAGCGGCTTCAAGTACGACGCCGCCACGCGCTCCCTGCGGCTGGACGCGCCCAAGGTGGACAATGTCGATTCCAAGGACCTGCCGCCGCAGTACGCCCAGCAATTGACCGCCCTGGGCAATGCCGCCGCCGACCAGTTGCTGCGCGAGTACGCGGTCTATACCTTCAAGCCCGAGCAGCTGGAAATGAACGGCAAGCGCTTCGAACCGGGCAAGATCACCGTTGAAAAGGATGCGGTGAAGGTCGAGATCAAGGAGCAGTGA
- a CDS encoding ABC-F family ATPase, with protein sequence MLSTANITMQFGAKPLFENISVKFGDGNRYGLIGANGCGKSTFMKILGGDLEPSAGNVSLDTNERLGKLRQDQFAYEEMRVLDVVMMGHVEMWAAMSERDAIYANPDATDDDYMKAADLEAKFAEYDGYTAEARAGELLLGVGVPIEQHQGPMSNVAPGWKLRVLLAQALFSNPDILLLDEPTNNLDIDTIRWLENVLNERNSTMIIISHDRHFLNQVCTHMADMDYGTLKIYPGNYDEYMLASSQARAQQLAVNAKAKEKVAELQDFVRRFSANKSKARQATSRAKQIEKIKVEDVKPSSRVNPFVRFEGEKKLHRLAVETVGITKTYDRDIFKNFNIMVEAGEKIAIIGANGAGKTTLLRTIGGEVAGDVRPDHGQVKWAENANPGYMPQDPTEEFAKGETLTDWMGMWTQEGDDDQAVRGILGRLLFSGDDVKKSVKVLSGGEKGRMMYGKLMLGRHNVLLMDEPTNHMDMESIESLNIALEKYAGTLIFVSHDREFVSSLATRILEVKDGRIIDFQGNYEDYLSSQGIE encoded by the coding sequence GTGCTATCCACCGCTAACATCACCATGCAGTTCGGCGCCAAGCCGTTGTTCGAGAACATTTCCGTCAAGTTCGGCGACGGCAACCGCTACGGCCTGATCGGCGCCAACGGCTGCGGCAAGTCGACCTTCATGAAGATCCTGGGCGGCGACCTGGAGCCTTCGGCCGGCAACGTCAGCCTCGACACCAACGAGCGCCTGGGCAAGCTGCGCCAGGACCAGTTCGCCTACGAGGAAATGCGCGTGCTGGACGTGGTGATGATGGGCCACGTCGAGATGTGGGCCGCGATGTCCGAGCGGGACGCGATCTACGCCAACCCGGACGCCACAGACGACGACTACATGAAGGCCGCCGACCTGGAGGCCAAGTTCGCCGAGTACGACGGCTACACCGCCGAAGCGCGCGCCGGCGAGCTGCTGCTGGGCGTGGGCGTGCCCATCGAACAGCACCAGGGCCCGATGAGCAACGTCGCGCCCGGCTGGAAGCTGCGCGTGCTGCTGGCGCAGGCGCTGTTCTCGAACCCCGACATCCTGCTGCTGGACGAACCGACCAACAACCTGGACATCGACACCATCCGCTGGCTGGAGAACGTGCTCAACGAGCGCAACTCCACCATGATCATCATTTCCCACGATCGCCACTTCCTCAACCAGGTCTGCACCCACATGGCCGACATGGACTACGGCACGCTGAAGATCTATCCGGGCAACTACGACGAATACATGCTGGCCTCGTCGCAGGCGCGCGCGCAGCAGCTGGCGGTCAACGCCAAGGCCAAGGAAAAGGTCGCCGAACTGCAGGACTTCGTGCGCCGCTTCTCGGCCAACAAGTCCAAGGCGCGCCAGGCTACTTCGCGCGCCAAGCAGATCGAGAAGATCAAGGTCGAGGACGTCAAGCCGTCTTCGCGCGTGAACCCCTTCGTGCGTTTCGAAGGCGAGAAGAAGCTGCATCGCCTGGCCGTCGAGACCGTGGGCATCACCAAGACCTACGACCGCGACATCTTCAAGAACTTCAACATCATGGTCGAAGCCGGCGAGAAGATCGCCATCATCGGCGCCAACGGCGCCGGCAAGACGACCCTGCTGCGCACCATCGGCGGCGAAGTGGCCGGCGACGTGCGTCCCGACCATGGCCAGGTGAAGTGGGCGGAGAACGCCAACCCCGGCTACATGCCGCAGGATCCGACCGAAGAGTTCGCCAAGGGCGAGACCCTGACCGACTGGATGGGAATGTGGACCCAGGAGGGCGACGACGACCAGGCCGTGCGCGGCATCCTGGGCCGCCTGCTGTTCTCGGGCGACGATGTGAAGAAATCGGTCAAGGTGCTGTCCGGAGGCGAGAAGGGCCGCATGATGTACGGCAAGCTGATGCTGGGCCGTCACAACGTGCTGCTGATGGACGAGCCGACCAACCACATGGACATGGAGTCCATCGAATCGCTCAACATCGCGCTGGAGAAGTACGCCGGCACGCTGATCTTCGTGTCGCACGACCGCGAGTTCGTGTCCTCGCTGGCCACGCGCATCCTGGAAGTGAAGGACGGCCGGATCATCGACTTCCAGGGCAACTACGAAGACTACCTGTCCAGCCAGGGCATCGAATAA
- the nadA gene encoding quinolinate synthase NadA, which produces MQAITTKVVEFERPQMETGGSCTANAWAKVPPTPGAQERASLKARIRQLLKEKQAVLVSHYYVDADLQDLAEETGGCVSDSLEMARFGRDHPAKTLVVAGVRFMGETAKILSPEKRILMPDLDATCSLDLGCAADEFAAFCDQHPDRTVVVYANTSAAVKARADWMVTSSIGLEIVQHLHAQGKKILWAPDKHLGGYIQKQTGADMLLWQGSCLVHDEFKGAELELMRAEHPEALVLVHPESPEAVVAQADVIGSTSQLIAAVQASSAPSFIVATDNGILHKMRAAAPGKLFIDAPTAGNSATCKSCAHCPWMAMNGLQNLLHVLETGANEIHVDPAVGRKAVVCIDRMLDFAARKKAKALPTGRLEDEQQLFAGIGPA; this is translated from the coding sequence ATGCAAGCCATCACAACAAAGGTCGTCGAATTCGAGCGGCCGCAAATGGAGACCGGCGGCAGCTGCACCGCCAACGCCTGGGCCAAGGTGCCGCCGACGCCCGGCGCGCAGGAGCGCGCCAGCCTCAAGGCGCGCATCCGCCAGCTGTTGAAGGAAAAGCAAGCGGTGCTGGTGTCGCACTATTACGTCGACGCCGACCTGCAGGACCTGGCCGAGGAAACCGGCGGCTGCGTCTCCGACTCGCTGGAGATGGCGCGCTTCGGGCGCGACCACCCGGCCAAGACCCTGGTCGTGGCCGGCGTGCGCTTCATGGGCGAGACCGCCAAGATCCTGAGCCCGGAAAAGCGCATCCTGATGCCGGACCTCGACGCCACCTGCTCGCTCGACCTGGGCTGCGCGGCCGACGAATTCGCCGCCTTCTGCGACCAGCACCCGGACCGCACCGTGGTGGTCTACGCCAATACCAGCGCCGCCGTGAAGGCGCGCGCCGACTGGATGGTGACGTCTTCCATCGGGCTGGAGATCGTGCAGCACCTGCACGCCCAGGGCAAGAAGATCCTGTGGGCGCCCGACAAGCACCTGGGCGGCTACATCCAGAAGCAGACCGGCGCCGACATGCTGCTGTGGCAGGGCTCCTGCCTGGTGCACGACGAGTTCAAGGGCGCCGAGCTGGAGCTGATGCGCGCCGAGCATCCCGAGGCCCTGGTGCTGGTGCACCCGGAGTCGCCCGAGGCGGTGGTGGCGCAGGCCGACGTGATCGGCTCCACCTCGCAGCTGATCGCGGCGGTGCAAGCCTCCAGCGCGCCGTCCTTCATCGTCGCCACCGACAACGGCATCCTGCACAAGATGCGCGCGGCAGCCCCCGGCAAGCTCTTCATCGACGCCCCCACCGCCGGCAACAGCGCCACCTGCAAGAGCTGCGCGCATTGCCCCTGGATGGCGATGAACGGCTTGCAGAACCTGCTTCACGTATTGGAAACCGGAGCCAACGAGATTCACGTCGATCCCGCCGTCGGCCGCAAGGCCGTGGTGTGCATCGACCGAATGCTGGATTTCGCAGCCAGGAAAAAAGCCAAGGCGCTGCCCACCGGCCGCCTTGAAGACGAACAGCAACTGTTTGCAGGAATCGGCCCCGCATGA
- the nadC gene encoding carboxylating nicotinate-nucleotide diphosphorylase, with translation MTLHALKTGASISATSNLKNPYAPFDAALHAAFDANVNQAIAEDVGDGDFTGFLVPENEHVKARVIVRETSVLCGAPWFEAVMTRLDPRLQVTWRYAEGDLMAADTEVCTIDGPARALLTAERGALNFLQLLSGVATATRRYVDVVAGTAARILDTRKTLPGLRLAQKYAVRVGGGVNQRLALYDGILIKENHIAAAGGITAAMNAAHKLNAGVTIQVEVEDLAELDEALAAGAVSVLLDNFSLEMMRAAVAANAGRALLEASGGINLDTVRAIAETGVDRISIGSLTKDIQAADFSLRVVG, from the coding sequence ATGACACTCCACGCCCTCAAGACCGGCGCCAGCATCAGCGCCACCAGCAACCTGAAGAATCCCTATGCGCCGTTCGACGCCGCGCTGCACGCGGCCTTCGACGCCAACGTCAACCAGGCCATCGCCGAGGACGTGGGCGACGGCGACTTCACCGGTTTCCTGGTGCCGGAAAATGAACATGTCAAGGCGCGCGTGATCGTGCGCGAAACCTCCGTGCTGTGCGGCGCGCCGTGGTTCGAGGCAGTGATGACCCGGCTCGATCCGCGCCTGCAGGTCACCTGGCGTTACGCCGAGGGCGACCTGATGGCCGCCGATACCGAGGTTTGCACCATCGACGGCCCGGCGCGCGCCTTGCTGACCGCCGAGCGCGGCGCGCTGAATTTCCTGCAACTGCTCTCGGGCGTGGCCACCGCCACCCGCCGCTACGTCGACGTGGTGGCCGGCACCGCCGCGCGCATTCTGGACACCCGCAAGACGCTGCCCGGCCTGCGCCTGGCGCAGAAGTACGCGGTGCGCGTGGGCGGCGGCGTCAACCAGCGCCTGGCGCTGTATGACGGCATCCTGATCAAGGAAAACCATATCGCCGCCGCCGGCGGCATCACCGCCGCCATGAACGCGGCGCACAAGCTCAATGCCGGCGTCACCATCCAGGTCGAGGTGGAAGACCTCGCCGAACTCGACGAGGCGCTGGCCGCCGGCGCGGTCTCGGTGCTGCTGGACAATTTCTCGCTGGAGATGATGCGCGCAGCCGTTGCCGCCAACGCCGGGCGGGCGCTGCTGGAAGCCTCGGGCGGCATCAACCTGGACACCGTGCGCGCCATCGCCGAGACCGGCGTGGACCGCATCTCCATCGGCAGCCTGACCAAGGACATCCAGGCGGCGGACTTTTCGCTGCGCGTGGTGGGCTGA
- a CDS encoding TonB-dependent siderophore receptor, giving the protein MHRPHHRAPAPLRFRPPVAAALLACALSGTAWHAGARAAEALSLSDAAPRQYDIPAGPLGRSLSAFALASGIALSFEPSLTDGKTGPALNGRMGAREAASRLLAGSGLEVIGREDGSFTLRRAAAGAEALQALPAVTVSAAAERSTVTEGSGSYTTRATGAATRMALSLRETPQSVSVIGRQQIEEQNLLTLNDVLRQTPGIVADRLDERVSFSSRGFALNTMIDGVPTLSFSSAAGEASMVSMQVYDRIEVVRGAAGLLNGSGSPGGSINLVRKRPTTEFSGHVGAGVGSWNRYSAEVDLSGKLNETGTLRGRVVASHADGNSFTDSKKQSEDVFYGIVEADLTRDTLLTAGVEYQRTAIKGANFGQSPLFYGNGAPTSLPRSLSSSAPWSTWNMETQRYFVNLEHHFDNDWRVKVDAALITNDRERYSADIWLYPGNINPVTNMGTVQVSNNPATSVTRALDVYATGPFSLFGRTHSAVLGANFNRYAYDYGNYSRLLNTVDRQAANILNLGAVAQPDFRYPVNQFSGVTEEKALYGALRFKPTDALSLIVGSRFSWYDNDLVSRTWQGGANGRAVASSAGHERAVFTPYGGLVYDLDEAWSAYASYTNIFQPNTVRDASNQVIAPRRGTNAEFGVKGEHMGGKLNSSFAVFEVNEDNATELDPGAALLPDGSAAYRAVSGAKTRGFETTLSGELARGWQLMAGYTYSAKFSNKNALMNTNYPQRMLRLATSYRLPGALSKLTVGGNLSYQSGTSYLETYSNKTAYQGGLTLIGLMARYDVSSQLSLSLNVENLTDKYYYTGFGGYNGYTYGNPRNAWFKANYKF; this is encoded by the coding sequence ATGCATCGCCCGCACCACCGCGCACCCGCCCCGCTTCGCTTCCGCCCCCCCGTCGCCGCCGCGCTGCTGGCATGCGCGCTTTCCGGCACGGCCTGGCACGCCGGCGCGCGCGCCGCCGAAGCGCTCAGCCTGAGCGACGCCGCCCCGCGCCAATACGACATCCCCGCGGGTCCGCTGGGCCGCAGCCTGTCGGCCTTCGCGCTGGCCTCCGGAATCGCGCTGTCGTTCGAGCCGTCGCTGACCGACGGCAAGACCGGTCCGGCCCTGAACGGCCGCATGGGCGCGCGCGAAGCGGCATCCCGGCTGCTGGCCGGGAGCGGGCTGGAAGTGATCGGCCGCGAGGACGGCAGCTTCACCCTGCGCCGCGCGGCCGCCGGCGCCGAGGCGCTGCAGGCGCTGCCGGCGGTGACCGTGAGCGCCGCCGCCGAGCGCAGCACGGTCACCGAAGGCAGCGGCTCCTACACCACTCGCGCCACCGGCGCGGCCACGCGCATGGCGCTGTCGCTGCGCGAAACGCCGCAATCGGTCAGCGTGATCGGCCGCCAGCAGATCGAGGAGCAAAACCTGCTGACGCTCAACGACGTGCTGCGGCAGACGCCGGGTATCGTGGCCGACCGGCTGGACGAGCGCGTCAGCTTTTCCTCGCGCGGCTTCGCCCTCAACACCATGATCGACGGCGTGCCCACGCTGTCGTTTTCCAGCGCGGCCGGGGAAGCCAGCATGGTCAGCATGCAGGTGTACGACCGCATCGAGGTGGTGCGCGGCGCCGCCGGCCTGCTCAACGGATCGGGCTCGCCGGGTGGCTCCATCAACCTGGTGCGCAAGCGTCCGACCACGGAATTCTCCGGCCACGTCGGCGCCGGCGTAGGTTCCTGGAACCGCTACAGCGCGGAGGTCGATCTCAGCGGCAAGCTCAACGAGACCGGCACGCTGCGCGGGCGCGTGGTGGCCTCGCACGCCGACGGCAACAGCTTCACCGACAGCAAGAAACAGAGCGAAGACGTGTTCTACGGCATCGTCGAGGCCGACCTCACGCGCGACACCCTGCTGACGGCCGGCGTGGAATACCAGCGCACCGCGATCAAGGGCGCCAACTTCGGCCAGAGCCCGCTGTTCTACGGCAACGGCGCGCCCACCAGCCTGCCGCGTTCATTGAGCTCCAGCGCGCCCTGGAGCACCTGGAACATGGAAACCCAACGCTACTTCGTCAACCTCGAACACCATTTCGACAACGACTGGCGCGTGAAGGTGGACGCCGCGCTCATCACCAACGACCGTGAACGCTACAGCGCCGACATCTGGCTCTATCCGGGCAACATCAATCCCGTCACCAACATGGGCACGGTGCAGGTGTCCAACAATCCGGCCACCTCGGTCACGCGGGCGCTGGACGTCTACGCCACCGGTCCGTTCTCGCTGTTCGGGCGCACCCACAGCGCCGTGCTGGGCGCCAATTTCAACCGCTACGCCTACGACTACGGCAACTACAGCCGGCTGCTCAACACGGTCGATCGCCAGGCCGCCAACATCCTCAACCTGGGCGCGGTGGCGCAACCCGACTTCCGCTATCCGGTCAACCAGTTCAGCGGCGTGACCGAGGAGAAGGCGCTCTACGGCGCGCTGCGCTTCAAGCCGACCGACGCCCTGTCGCTCATCGTCGGCAGCCGCTTCTCGTGGTACGACAACGACCTGGTCAGCCGTACTTGGCAAGGCGGCGCCAACGGCCGCGCGGTCGCCAGCAGCGCGGGGCACGAGCGCGCCGTCTTCACGCCTTATGGCGGTCTCGTCTACGACCTCGACGAGGCCTGGTCGGCCTATGCCAGCTACACCAACATCTTCCAGCCCAACACGGTGCGCGACGCCAGCAACCAGGTCATCGCGCCCCGGCGCGGCACCAATGCCGAGTTCGGCGTCAAGGGCGAGCACATGGGCGGCAAGCTCAACAGCAGCTTCGCCGTGTTCGAGGTGAACGAGGACAATGCCACCGAGCTGGACCCCGGCGCCGCGCTGCTGCCCGACGGCTCCGCCGCCTATCGCGCCGTCAGCGGCGCCAAGACGCGCGGCTTCGAGACCACCCTCTCGGGCGAGCTGGCGCGCGGCTGGCAGCTCATGGCCGGCTACACCTACAGCGCCAAGTTCAGCAACAAGAATGCGCTGATGAACACCAACTATCCGCAGCGCATGCTGCGGCTGGCGACCAGCTATCGCCTGCCCGGCGCCCTGAGCAAGCTGACCGTGGGCGGCAACCTGTCCTACCAGAGCGGCACTTCCTACCTGGAGACCTACAGCAACAAGACCGCCTACCAGGGCGGGCTGACGCTGATCGGCCTGATGGCCCGCTACGACGTGTCGTCGCAACTGAGCCTGTCGCTGAACGTGGAGAACCTGACCGACAAGTACTACTACACCGGCTTCGGCGGCTACAACGGCTATACCTACGGCAATCCGCGCAACGCCTGGTTCAAGGCCAACTACAAGTTCTGA
- a CDS encoding FecR domain-containing protein produces MTIPVPRTAGIDARSLDQAADWLMRLHHGDATDADRQACRQWQNASADNARAWARAEALMNKLGGLPPALALPVLQRPSSRRAAVAKLACLLAAAPAAWLGWRGYSHGNWSADHHTATGRRQDIRLADGTRITLNTASAIDVRFDAQRRLVRLRSGEIMIATAADSAALARPFYVETAEGLLQALGTRFSVRQEDGRSRLAVFEHAVRIEPRRVPAAGWLTVDAGSKASFSADAIEAPQPAGPADDAWTHGMLLADGMRLGDFSAELGRYLPGLLRCEPAVANLRISGAFPLDHPERILSMLVSTYPVQALRRFGSYWVTLAPLS; encoded by the coding sequence ATGACCATCCCCGTTCCCCGCACCGCCGGCATCGACGCCAGGTCCCTCGACCAGGCGGCCGATTGGCTGATGCGCCTGCACCATGGCGACGCTACCGATGCCGATCGCCAGGCCTGCCGCCAATGGCAGAACGCCAGCGCCGACAACGCCCGCGCCTGGGCGCGCGCCGAGGCGCTGATGAACAAGCTGGGCGGCTTGCCGCCGGCGCTGGCGCTGCCGGTGCTGCAGCGTCCCTCCTCGCGCCGCGCCGCCGTCGCCAAGCTGGCCTGCCTGTTGGCCGCGGCGCCTGCCGCGTGGCTCGGGTGGCGCGGCTACAGCCATGGCAACTGGAGCGCCGACCATCACACTGCCACCGGCCGGCGCCAGGACATTCGGCTGGCCGACGGCACCCGGATCACCTTGAATACCGCCAGCGCCATCGACGTGCGCTTCGACGCGCAGCGCCGCCTGGTGCGCCTGCGCAGCGGCGAGATCATGATCGCCACCGCTGCCGACAGCGCCGCCCTGGCCCGCCCTTTCTACGTGGAAACCGCCGAAGGCCTGCTGCAGGCGCTGGGCACGCGCTTCTCGGTGCGCCAGGAAGACGGCCGCAGCCGGCTGGCCGTATTCGAGCACGCGGTGCGCATCGAACCGCGCCGCGTGCCGGCAGCCGGCTGGCTGACGGTGGACGCCGGCAGCAAGGCCAGCTTCTCGGCTGACGCCATCGAGGCGCCGCAGCCTGCAGGTCCGGCCGACGATGCCTGGACGCACGGCATGCTGCTGGCCGACGGCATGCGCCTGGGCGACTTCAGCGCCGAGCTGGGCCGCTACCTGCCCGGCCTGCTGCGCTGCGAGCCCGCCGTGGCGAACCTCCGCATCTCCGGCGCCTTCCCGCTGGACCATCCCGAGCGGATCCTCAGCATGCTGGTCTCCACCTACCCGGTGCAGGCCTTGCGGCGCTTCGGCAGCTACTGGGTCACGCTGGCGCCCCTGTCCTGA
- a CDS encoding sigma-70 family RNA polymerase sigma factor: MNASSPGTDRDFSRLYAEHHGWLQQWLRTRLDSAFDAADLAQDTFVRVLAGREVRAIQEPRAYLTVIAKGILVNWYRRRALESSFLDALALLPEPEAPSPEQRHLILETLMQVDAVLDALPAKAKRAFLLSQLEGLKYEEIASLLGCSLISVKRYMKQAFLACLTLME, encoded by the coding sequence ATGAACGCCTCCTCGCCCGGCACCGACCGCGATTTCAGCCGCCTCTACGCCGAGCACCACGGCTGGCTGCAGCAGTGGCTGCGCACGCGGCTCGACAGCGCCTTCGACGCCGCCGACCTGGCGCAGGACACCTTCGTGCGCGTACTGGCCGGGCGCGAAGTACGAGCGATCCAGGAGCCGCGCGCCTACCTGACCGTCATCGCCAAGGGCATCCTGGTCAACTGGTACCGCCGCCGCGCGCTGGAGAGCAGTTTCCTCGACGCGCTGGCGCTGCTGCCGGAACCGGAGGCGCCGTCGCCCGAACAGCGGCACCTCATCCTGGAGACCCTGATGCAGGTCGACGCGGTGCTGGACGCGCTGCCGGCCAAGGCCAAGCGCGCCTTCCTGCTGTCGCAGCTGGAGGGCCTGAAGTACGAAGAGATCGCAAGCCTGCTCGGCTGCTCGCTCATCAGCGTCAAGCGCTACATGAAGCAAGCCTTCCTGGCCTGCCTGACGTTGATGGAGTGA
- a CDS encoding MASE1 domain-containing protein: MTSNSSRRTAGAAGNASAFFAPLAWAALYFALGFLSYKLNGAFVASGYLWLPAGVTVGALMLTRTERWGPLLALLFAAQLLLGGIAERELWRMALLAIDEIGVAAAAVWLVRRAPFPLEGLYFVRALLLVGVGASVASGFFGALWFSSTQNLPFWPTLRVWSSSDLVGILIVTPVLAGWSRFRAVRSGGIARTEFLLGLASFGGVLVTAYLAFGSEIDRVLFDINFATTYLPLFFVALVTILWGGRGGSLAVVALALIAFVYNSLGLGPFAELVRLHSSNALLELQVYLAVASLLSLLVSTLKTTREQLHEQAAQWRSDVELALTVSRQLVYCLDPVRGRLTWSGDVHGMLGVAESELGTLEQVLARVHPMDQARLRQRWLDDDSDDSRPAMAFRLLLPAGQVSQVTDMSRSMLDPDDTLAIVAGAWHFTTTDGAGERA, from the coding sequence GTGACATCGAACAGCTCCCGCCGCACGGCCGGCGCCGCCGGCAACGCCAGCGCCTTCTTCGCGCCGCTCGCCTGGGCCGCGCTGTACTTCGCCCTGGGTTTCCTTTCCTACAAGCTCAACGGCGCCTTCGTCGCTTCCGGCTACCTGTGGCTGCCGGCCGGCGTCACGGTGGGCGCGCTGATGCTGACCCGCACCGAGCGCTGGGGGCCGCTGCTGGCGCTGCTGTTCGCGGCCCAGCTGCTGCTGGGCGGGATCGCCGAGCGCGAGCTGTGGCGCATGGCATTGCTGGCCATCGACGAGATCGGCGTGGCGGCGGCGGCGGTATGGCTGGTGCGGCGCGCGCCGTTCCCGCTGGAGGGCCTGTATTTCGTGCGCGCGCTGTTGCTGGTGGGCGTGGGCGCCAGCGTGGCCAGCGGTTTCTTCGGCGCGCTGTGGTTCAGCTCCACGCAGAACCTGCCGTTCTGGCCGACGCTGCGCGTATGGTCGTCTTCCGACCTGGTCGGCATCCTGATCGTCACGCCGGTGCTGGCCGGCTGGTCGCGCTTCCGGGCGGTGCGCTCGGGCGGCATCGCGCGCACCGAGTTCCTGCTCGGGCTGGCGTCCTTCGGCGGCGTGCTGGTCACCGCCTACCTGGCCTTCGGCAGCGAGATCGACCGGGTGCTGTTCGACATCAATTTCGCCACCACCTACCTGCCGCTGTTCTTCGTGGCGCTGGTGACGATCCTCTGGGGCGGGCGCGGCGGCTCGCTGGCGGTGGTGGCACTGGCGCTGATCGCCTTCGTCTACAACTCGCTGGGGCTGGGCCCGTTCGCCGAGCTGGTCAGGCTGCATTCGAGCAATGCCTTGCTGGAGCTGCAGGTCTACCTGGCGGTGGCGTCCTTGCTGTCGCTGCTTGTCAGCACCCTGAAGACCACCCGCGAGCAATTGCATGAGCAGGCCGCGCAATGGCGCAGCGACGTCGAGCTGGCGCTCACCGTCAGCCGCCAGCTGGTGTATTGCCTCGATCCGGTGCGCGGCAGGCTGACCTGGTCGGGCGACGTGCACGGCATGCTGGGCGTGGCCGAATCCGAACTGGGCACGCTGGAGCAAGTGCTGGCGCGGGTGCATCCGATGGACCAGGCGCGGCTGCGCCAGCGCTGGCTGGACGACGACAGCGACGACAGCCGCCCCGCCATGGCGTTCCGCCTGTTGCTGCCGGCCGGCCAGGTCAGCCAGGTCACCGACATGAGCCGCAGCATGCTGGACCCGGACGACACCCTGGCCATCGTCGCCGGCGCCTGGCACTTCACGACGACCGACGGCGCCGGGGAGCGCGCATGA